Sequence from the Montipora foliosa isolate CH-2021 chromosome 12, ASM3666993v2, whole genome shotgun sequence genome:
GTTCCCAAAGTGATTATTTAAAAGGGAAAAAGTGCTTTACAGAAGCCTTGGAGATTTGCAGCCAACTTGGCGACAGGGGTGGAGAAGGAAATTCATATAACAATCTTGGAGTGGTTCTTACTAACCTAGGTGACTTTCGAGAGGCCATAGTGAATCATACGAAATGCCTGAGTATAGCCCAGACCAGGGCAGATCACTTCGCTGAAGGAACGGCTTATCTCAACCTCGCCAGTGCACACGTTAAATTGAGTGAATTCGAACATGCCACACAAATGAACGAAAAAGCACTAACCATTTTCCAGGAAGTTGGTGACCTGACAGGAATGGGAAAGGCTTACAACAATCTCGGTACACTTTTATTTTGTCCCCTCGGTGAATTACAGAAAGCCATAGATTGCCACAACAATTGTCTATGCATAGCCAAAGAAGTTGGCGATGTGCTTGGAGAAGGACGTGCTTATACCAATCTCAGCAATGTGTACCGTGGCCTCGGTAACTTTGAGAAGGCCATCGAGTATCTGGAACTTCGTCTAGTCAATGCCGAGAACTTGGGGGATGAAACTGGGAAAGCACTCGCTTATGCGAATTTCGGCCTCACTTACGGATGCCTCCGCGACTACAGAAAATGCATTGAGTACCACGAAAAACATTTGCACATCGCCGAAAAAGTGGGGGACAAActcggagaaggaagagcctatggccaCCTTGGACTTGCTTATTGGATACTCGGTGACTTTCAACAGGCCATGAAGTTTCACAAAAAACATCTTTGTCGTGCAAAGGAATTGGGTGATAAGTATGGAGAAGGTCAAGCCCATGGCATGCTCGGTGATGTGTATCACAGCCTCGGTGAGGTCAAAATGGCAAAACAGCACTACCAAGAACATCTGAACATTGCTAAAGAAGTTGGTGACATTTCTGGAGAAGCAGTCTCCTTATACAGATTGGGTCGTGTCTTCGAGACTTCGGATTCTCTTGAAGAGAAGGCCTTAGGTTATTATAAATCCAGCGTTGAAGTCTTTAATGGCATGAGGAGTCTTGTTTCTGAAGATGTCTTCAAAATAAGTTGTCGTGAGACTAAAAACGACGCTTACACTGCTTTGTGGAGAACTCTGCTGAAGCTTAAAAGGGTCGAAGAGGCTTTGCTTGCTGCGGAGCAGCAAAGAGCGCAGGCTCTGAATGATATTTTAAAGGCACAATACGGGGTCACAGAAGGAACCCCATCGTCACGTGAATGCAAAGAAACCATTTCCTCAATTCTTAAGGAATTATCTACGCCATGCGTTTTTATAGCACACCTACACGGTGATATAATCTTTTGGCTATTGAACAAGGGAAAACTAGTTGATTTTACCTGCAAGAAAATTAAAGGTGAAAGTGAGATCGAGGATCCTGTTACTGGACTGTTGGAGACTACCTTGAAGACCATTGGAGCCGATGTTGGCCTCAGATGTAAGGATCGTCCACTGGAAGGACAAACTGAGGAATCTCCAAGCGCTCGAACGACGTTCGAGGCATCACATGATTGTACCATCAACTCTCTCCAGCCATTGTATGAAGCAATTCTTGAGCCAGTTGCACAGCTAATAGAAGGTGACGAATTAGTTGTTGTCCCGGACGGTCCACTTTGCTTGGCTCCTTGGGCTGCACTGAGCAAGTCAATTAGAATCCGTACTGTTCCTTCGTTGACCAGCCTGATGCTGATCAAAGGCACACCTGAGAGCTACCACAGTAAACGCGGAGCGTTGCTTGTGGGGGATCCATGCTTAGATGAAATACCATTAAAAGCTGGAGAGTCCACGCTAGAACAACTTCCATCCGCTAAAGAGGAAGTAAACATGATAGGCCAACTTCTAAATCTGGTACCTCTGACGGGAGCAGAAGCAACCAAAGAGGGAGTACTAAAACGTATCAATTCCGTTGCGTTGGTCCACTTAGCAGCTTATGGAAGACTAAGCACTGGGGAAATTATACTCGCTCCAAACCCCGAACGAAAGTCCGAGATCCCCGAGGAGCAAGATTACTTGTTGAAAATGTCGGATGTCCAAACAGTTCGTTTGCGAGCAAAGCTTGTTGTTCTcagttgctgtcatagtggaAGAGGCGAGGTCAAGTCTGAGGGCGTGGTCGGTATTGCACGGGCGTTTTTAGCCGCCGGTGCGCGTTCCGTGCTCGTGTCGCTCTGGCAAATCGATGACGAGGCCACCAAGGAATTTATGAAATACTTTTACCAGCACCTCAGAGATGGAAAAACGGCCAGCGAGGCTCTTCGCGAAGGAATGAAGCATCTTCGCGAGTTAAACGAACCCGAGAAACACTGGGCTCCTTTTGTACTGATTGGAGATGACGTGACGCTTGAATTCAAAGAAATCCGCGAGACGTAGAATCTCAATAGTTCATACTTCGTACTCTCAAGGTTGCACTGGAAAGAGCAGTTAGTTCGAGGAGCGGAATTTGGTATGCAAAATAGCCTTTATTGCAAGCTCGTTCCAGTCCAACTGGGAGAGAATggccatagacctttttgcagatacggcggccattttgttttctactgtttcgaaagacattatgggatgctcagggggcaaattaaaatgtatttgccccctgggcatcccataatagctatttgaaacaatagaaatcaaaatggccgccttatctgcaaaaaggtctattcattGGCCAATGACGCCTATTGATCCTACATTTCAAAAACATACTACGCAAACAAGACCACAAGCAACATCGATGGTGCTTTTTGTTTGGACAGACACTAATTAAAAGCAAGTTTATCCGTGCGAGTATGTTTTCTATCCTGATGCTTGCCTTTCAAGTGCAAATAAGTTCTTGTAACGACAGTTTAGGAACACAGCTTCAAGAATTTAATTCAAGAAGTGTGCCAATGAACATTTGACCTCATTCATTTGACCGGAATGGTTGCCGATGTCCTTCGAACTCTTGCTTATCTTCAACTGGGAAATGGAAGCGATCTACTACCAATTCTATTCTTTCTATGATGAAGATTGCGAACACAAAAACGCAAATAGAAccgtgaaaagagaaaaaaaaagttgtcctTAAGTGAATGAGGGGGGGGTCTCTTGAGCTATTGTATATCATAATACAAAGAGGATGGATTAATTATCACAGGGTAAAGAAATGACGTTTCAGAATATATGTACTGCGGGAATAGAATGAAAGTTGAGAGTCATCGCAGTTAGCTGAATAGCTTAGGCAGTTGCAAACGAAGCCAGGAAAAATCCATTCTATATATGAAActgcaatagaccttattcgtattctcagtatagGACTGGAACTacagcttgcaatggaggctaatgaggAGGAAACTgttcaaatgcaaataccttTTAATATATtctcccgcattagcctccattgcaagctagttccagtccaatactgaaaaTACGAGTATGGTCTATTCACCCCAGACCAAGggcccttttctcgaaagtcccgaaaacttttcgggcccgaaaagccatttgtgaaatttgccaaccgcttgttttggaaagccgatcttttaacatgttttcaaggcaacaaaaagaaaaataactgtgaagtttgacgaattaaatcttCTCCGTTCtggagatacaaagggaattgtgacacccgaaaacggcctGTAAATTAAAGTTTCGGGACGTTTGAGAACTGGGCCCCAGCTCCCAACATGCttaatagctcagttggtgCAGCGCAATCGCAGCGTCgttggttcgaatcccgttcaagcctggattgATTCTGGCTTCCTTTGCAACTGTTTAATTTAACCATgcaaattctcctcacaatttcaatgaagtgTTAGTAccacaggtattgagaatgaagataattatcagcCTAAGAGGTgcgatcttgatataacaccaaattctcatgactactcAACAAAGAACTCCATAGTGCTAGTTAGGAGAATGGacgtttcgatcttgggaatgaaagggATTAAGTTGCTCACCTAAttggccagtttcgtattctaacggttggactggatctagcatgaaatggaggctaatgcgggcaaattaacgtgcatttgaaaagatttgcccgcattagatCCAGTCCatccgtgagaattcgaaaatggtctattgcgaTGCTCTTTCCGACCTTCACTTCAGAAGGTAGTTAGAGATGTTATAGCATTTGAGGCCCCGCTATATGAGTGCAAGCTTGGGAGTATTTGTTTGTTCTTTATTTGTAACCTTTGGACTAAAGAatgaattttaactttttgtatTGTAGttgtaaagcctggttttcactagcgaaaCAAGCACATGCGCAAGCATGACAGCTTTCATTTCACCGCGAAAATGGCCTTGACGCAAGCATAGAAGGTTTTCCCGTGACGTcatcgtcgccatgttggtggacgaacttcttttgttcatccaccagAAGTCgcacatttctctattgttattggtgtctctagaggttgattgaaaacgtcctataaaGACACGCGCAAGCTCAAGGATCAAAATTCTTCCTTGTGCTTCTGCTTGCGTTCGCCTTATGAAATCGAAACACgacattgaccgaatgcaaaaatggccaccaacaaattattctcttgtctttgtgttaattagcctaactagcctcgttcacacgcataaaattgaaagaatttgggttgtaaaacgaggctagttaggctaattaacacaaagacaaaagaataatttgttggcggctatttttgcattcggtcaataagCACAAGGAATAGGCAGAGTTTGATGTATCAATATTCAGGTATGGCTACAGggctttatggtcaaaattCACGGCTAAAttctgttttctttctctcacaagtctcaagggagatttctaaataacagaatatttacatttacatttacatgtattggGTCGGTAAAAACCGTTCGGTTATCACACCAACcataaaatacaaatatatcaatatataaaataatgatataaaaaattaaataaagaaaactatATTAAACTAAATATAACTATTATTTAAGAAAAGCTGTTAACCTATATTTGAAGGTTTCTCAGGAGGATGATGAATATTTAAATTTAatcataaagcctcgtagccatgtgtgaacaTTGATACATCGAACATGGCCTAATTACTGTCTGCCCGTGTGTCGTAAATTAAAGCAATCGTTGCAGATTCCCCGTGTCtgagcattacaacactttcaTGCTTTTTCTGATTCTACGTTCGTTTTCACGCAGCATAAACGCCTTATGTTTGCGCTTGTGATAGTGAACACGAGGCTTACATGTGCGGCTGTTGAGGAGAAAAATGTTATACATTTTTCGAGAAAGCAATGTCTCTTTAAATTGAAACATTAATTAGATATTTTCAATAAggtatagaccgtattcataaatgacggccaaataattattcttttgtttatgtgcaaaTCAGACCAACtgcaatcctggtcaaaactgttgggacaattcaCGCTTTTCCCCCTACCCCATCAAAaagttgatttttcacggtctccaaaatcaagttccgttcatcgatcgctggcatgtttcaacattgtctggggggggggggggggggaaggggcgcgaaaaaggcagcgaaagaagaacacacgttgctcatataacgatggaagcagtacagtaaattctctacatttcgcccaaaatttgacaagtgtcccgaagtgttttaACCCGGATTGTAGCCTCGTTGTAAagtaacatttcttttgtattttgtccgtgctaacgaggctagtcgGTCTAATTAGCACAatgacaaaagaatattttgttggccgccatttattcttggatttcacatgacgtcacggccgccatgttggtgtccccaaacaatgaaatggcggccatgttggtgtcccgatccaatcctccgggaattgaaagctattattatgctaacgtcttcttttgttttcgttgaaaaacatggctgttgatcacgtgagcgAAACCCAAGAATACATTCGGTCTATACGATAAAATTCGCTGATCTCATCGGATCAGATAACAATGCGAAAAGTCGCTTTGGAGCACGAAAAGGTAATCAAAATAGATTTGTTGAGTAAGTAGAATCATAAACACTGGAAAATATTGCTGGCAAGGGTGTACAAGTCAAtaatattaggctgatttagcaaaagaacgggaacgtcagtggcgacggcgcgcccagaaaaaacaccaatgagaattcagaatagaatagactccactcttttcttctctattctaaattctcattggtagttttgctgcgtgCGAcatcgccactgacgttcccgttctgttgctaaatcagcctaataatGTGTTTTAAGTGAGAACCACCTCAACGCAAAAATTTACTTGTTTCAGTAAACCATCATAGTTGCAGATTTAGAACTGGCATAAACACCAGTGACAAGCTCAAACTATTCGGTAGAGTCTCATTTGAGTCCATTGATAAGACAAAAGACCAGCTTAACGACAACATATTGTGCACCAGATTTAAGTGCAAATCACTAAGTGATTTACTTACtgcttgtatttttgtttttaacagtACGTGAAACACTGCCTTAAATTAGAAAttcgattttttatttttatgaataaaacatcttaacttttcattttcaaacttgGATTTTTGGCCGAATGGAAAGCGACCATGACAGCTCTTTCGAAAGGAACGTGTGGCTAGCACACTTTCGAAAAACGTTCAACCTTACATCAATTCGAAATACCGAAAAGATGAATTTTTATAGTCCCTTGAAGACCACAAAAAAGTGGCTAATTTATGCACCATTATTATGTATTTAATCGCACTGTGGCGAAAATACCGAGGGTGGGTAAATTTCACCTTAAAAAGTTCAGAACTACATGGACAAATGAACTTTGATGATGAGAGAACCGGTGGGTTTGAGTTTAAGCCAGACGAGCCACTAAGTGACTTCCTAATTCAGTCAAACTCGTATTTTTGCCACATTTCATCAAACAGGGGTTTGCAGCTGATAGCGGCGCCAAGTTTCGTACACAGCAAAAACGAGCCTGACATTTTCCGATGCAACGAGTACGTTTCCtcggggggaggggaaaggcgATGACGTAGCATGATTGGCATGATCTGCTGTATCCGTCTGGTGGTGTCTTGCGTTTGAAAGTTGAACGGTTCGTCACTTGCAAAAGGCTCTCCGAGGATCATGACCGCGTCTGCATGGGCATTTGTCATCACCTGTAAAAGGGGAAACAGGATTGCATTTTCACGGAAATTAAAGAGCAATTCAATCCAAATCCGAATCCGGccagtgtcattcttgaggaactacctctctcttgtcatattaaaaaggttgaaatggtcacgaagtgattacaataacgcaaatttatattttgagaggacgttctcgttgccgttgccgtcgtcgttgcttaagttctctaGTAACTGATGAGTGCCAGTCATGTCATCGAACACCACAACGAATGAGTTGACCAACCTTAGATAAATCTTCAAGCGCTATCTTCCCTCCAAGAGCTTATGACATTAGCGATATTTCGCTTCGCGTTTACGGCAAACTTCAGGCTGAAATATGCGTTTCGCAAAGTACACAAGGAgacttgcttttttttttttagaccaCACCTTGCATGCTAGCTGCAGATCGCACGcaacttctcaaaagagagaacagtttttattacatccatttagaaatcgctggtgatccttgcaatctgattggctctaaGCAGTGCGGTTTACTGACGAATCGCACTATTTTATGCTCTAACCCAGCCAATGAggaaggaacactaaaacaaaactaccaatcagatttcaaggttTGTTTAAAGTAACAAATCAccttgcaggaaaatgaaagacaaagaaagccattgcgtggcgaattttgcaatttttgttccCAAAActtggatttaaaaaaaaggatgaATTTTAATTACTTACAGTTTCTAACTCATGATAATGTGCTTCTTCAGGCCGAAGTCTTACATTTTAGGGAGTTTCCAACGATCCTGTATTTGAGCGATTAAATTGtgcgatttctaaatggatgtaataaagtggtaattgaacttcgtgtcgtgcaattaTACCATTATGAAAAAGTGAAGTTTCGTGCTTTTATGACAAACAGCTGCCTACCGTTTCGCGTTTCACTAAAACGCGATCCTAAATCTCTCAGTTCACACGCATTCTCACCTTAGATTCGTATCCCGTGAGGAATCCGAGTCCAATAGAATTTTCAATCACCATGGCTCGGTCTCCGATGGCTGCACCACGAATTATCTGTGAGATAAACGCTGagcgtttttttaaatttgttgacCGCAATATCGgcgggggggcggggggggggggcgttgCTTTTAAAGCGTCGCACTCAAACGGCGACGAAATGGCTTGTAATGAACAACTAACCATTGGAAAAAGACTTTTTAGGAAAATACGTTAAGTGGATAGAAAAGGCAAATTTCAATGACGATATTAAACCATTCaggaaactttttctttccctCTCAGTAAAGTTTTATATTCTCTTGAGCAGACTTCAAGCAGTTCATTCTATTAAATCGTGAATGGTTTGAAGCTAGGAGTCCTATAActaagtgaagtacgatcgtccgggtgagtgtagtccttaGAAGGACTGTTTTGGGTTTTGACAAAAAAGGGGACTTTCAGATCTACGATGGCGACGTAGACGACCACGTCACATCAAAGTATAACTTTGCTCTGCGTAAGTTTTTCGCGAATCTTATTAAATATTCTATCTTggtcgcgtcgtacaatgtagacgaagtatcctaaaaatgacttggtacgagcggtttctgaGAAAAATAGAGACTGAATGATTCacatttgtgcgctcgcgttgtcgtcaaaacctcaaatttggtgatttcacgtcgctGTTGTGCAGAGTGACGCAAAAATATACGTTAAAATGCGTGCCGTACGATACGTACGTTTTTCCTCTCTTAACCAATATTGacgaatgaaatgaatcatatattcagggttcgtacactttttcagaccaaaaattcaaggacttttcaagtaatttcaagggccaaattttgaaGTTTCAAGGACCTCTTTGTTATTTACGTCGAagaatttacccatggaaatagtctgacagtacaattcttgGTCATTTTCCATAACGTACATGCGTGAgaataatgcaaaggcactggtaaccattctaGACCCCACAGCTCGTCcgtttgtatgacatgacttgagtggctgattattttaatttactgcacttttcaaagattaaaaatgtgGGTCAGAAATAattcaaggaccaggaatgaagggcagagattttcaaggactttcaaggccttgaaaatgtactctcgaaattcaagggttttcaagggttttcaagatgCGTACGAACTTGAACTGCggacatgaaatcaagtgaacgAATTATAGCAATTGcggagagaagcctgaaaaattcaggacttaaacggggtttgaacccgtgacctcgcgataccagtgcgacgctctaaccaactgaactatcaagattagaacccac
This genomic interval carries:
- the LOC137981041 gene encoding tetratricopeptide repeat protein 28-like, giving the protein MTEEKTECAAIEDYKQQLKIAKESRDRTKEKQTYCNLGNAYHEIGCYQRAIEYHNEHLNLANDDGDRYGESCACANIGNAFHNLGHFNEALDFHSRDLKICQETGDRSGEGAAYGNLGNVYHGLGNFEKAIEYQKKRLSIEVEIEDRSGQGRAYCNLGNAYYERRDFHQALKFYEESLSIAKEVCDRIQEKRAYANLGKTYDSLCNLQKSIEYHRKHLNLATEMSDKGEEGRICGLLGNAFLGLGDLQQAEEYHMKCLSIAVHESDQAAQGDANANLGNVYFRRGALQKAMEFYNEHLKISEKIQNKGEVGRAYGNLGNVYHRLRNFTDAIECFNKSQRIANEVGNTAGEGCAYGNLGDVYRCLGDFKKAYDNNVKSMKIAQDLGDRFEEARLKNSLGSLYCSQSDYLKGKKCFTEALEICSQLGDRGGEGNSYNNLGVVLTNLGDFREAIVNHTKCLSIAQTRADHFAEGTAYLNLASAHVKLSEFEHATQMNEKALTIFQEVGDLTGMGKAYNNLGTLLFCPLGELQKAIDCHNNCLCIAKEVGDVLGEGRAYTNLSNVYRGLGNFEKAIEYLELRLVNAENLGDETGKALAYANFGLTYGCLRDYRKCIEYHEKHLHIAEKVGDKLGEGRAYGHLGLAYWILGDFQQAMKFHKKHLCRAKELGDKYGEGQAHGMLGDVYHSLGEVKMAKQHYQEHLNIAKEVGDISGEAVSLYRLGRVFETSDSLEEKALGYYKSSVEVFNGMRSLVSEDVFKISCRETKNDAYTALWRTLLKLKRVEEALLAAEQQRAQALNDILKAQYGVTEGTPSSRECKETISSILKELSTPCVFIAHLHGDIIFWLLNKGKLVDFTCKKIKGESEIEDPVTGLLETTLKTIGADVGLRCKDRPLEGQTEESPSARTTFEASHDCTINSLQPLYEAILEPVAQLIEGDELVVVPDGPLCLAPWAALSKSIRIRTVPSLTSLMLIKGTPESYHSKRGALLVGDPCLDEIPLKAGESTLEQLPSAKEEVNMIGQLLNLVPLTGAEATKEGVLKRINSVALVHLAAYGRLSTGEIILAPNPERKSEIPEEQDYLLKMSDVQTVRLRAKLVVLSCCHSGRGEVKSEGVVGIARAFLAAGARSVLVSLWQIDDEATKEFMKYFYQHLRDGKTASEALREGMKHLRELNEPEKHWAPFVLIGDDVTLEFKEIRET